CGCTGTTGTTCCAGAGCGGCTTGCTGCTGCACGGCTGTGTCCAGCAACACTTCAATATTCTGTCCGGTCTGCTGTAACTCGGCCTGACCCTGCAAGGCCAGGAGGCGTTGCCCTTCAGCACTCTGGCGTAGCTTTGCCAGCAGGGTCTGAGCTTCGGCCTGCCGGGCAGCCAACTGCCCCAACGCCGTTTCCCGCTCGACCTGGTAGGCCTTCAGCTGAGCCTGGTCCTCGCGCTGCTGGGCCAGCTGAGCGCCGAGCCGGGCCTCTTCCAGTTGTAACTCCTGAATCAGTGTCACCTGACGGTCCCCGGCGTAGTTGGCCCAGCGTAGTCGCAGCAGGAGATCCGGCAGCGACTGTGACTGCGACAGCAGGGCCAGATATTCAGCGCTGCGCTCGCGGTACAGCGAGTTCAGGCCGGCGGAGACACTGCCGCGCAGCTGGCCTACCCGTGCCTGCAGGGCCACGATGTCACGCTGGGTGGTGTTCAGACGGGCTGCAGTGCGTTGCTGGCGCAGCTCCAGCAGCTCGGTGGCACCCCGCAGACGATCTATTTCGGCGTTCAGGCCATCCAACTGCGCCAGAGTGGCTTCTTCCTGTTCGGTCAGACCCTCAATGGCCGAGCGGATCTCAGCCAGCAGTTCGCGTTGTCGCTCCCCAACAGCCTGCTGCTGCTCCAGCTGTTGCTGCAAAGGGTCACCAGGTTGCTGGGTCGTCTGCGCCGCCGTCCAGGTTCCCAGCGCCAGCAGGCCCAGAGCCAGCCACACACCAGAGGGGCGCGGGGTCATTCCAGCTCCTGCAAATAGCGGCCTGACGCCAGCCAGCCGCCCAGCAACCCGACGATGGCGCCTAGCGCGGCCAGCCCCAGCCAGAGGGTCAACAGGTGGCCCCAGCCTTGCGCCAGCGGCAGTGCAGGAACCAGTTCGGCGGCGCGGCGCGTCAACTCCGCGGCCACTGGCAGCAGCACCAGCCCCGCCAGGGCTGCGCCGCCCAGTCCCAGCAACACCCCTTCAATCAGATAGGGCCACTGGATAAAGGAGCGGGTGGCCCCCAGCATCCGCATCACGTTGATCTCGGAGCGGCGGGCGTACATGCTGATCTGCACGGCATTCAGGATGCTCAGCAGCGTGCCACCCAGCAGCAGTCCCACCAGCAGGGTGCCCACCGTCCGCAGGGTGGCCAGGGTGCGGGCGGCCTGATCCACGTAGCCGGCTCCGTACTCCACCGATTCCACGCCCTGCAACATGCCCGCCGCCGCCGCGACCACACGGGTCTGCTCTACATCGGCTACGCGCATCCGCAGGGTGTCAGGGAATGGATTGCCTGCCAGCGCCGCTGCCTGCTGGGTGTAGGGATAGTCACGGGTCATCTCGGCCAGCACCTGATCTTTGGGAATCAGCTCGGCGCTGCTGACGCCCGTCATGGACTGCACATGCCCCAGCAGCGCTGCTCCATCGGCGTCAGGGGTCAGGAAGGCCGCGACTTCGGCCTGCCGCTCCAGACCGGACAAGGTCCGGTTCAGATTGGTATTGACCAGCAAGACGGCTCCCAGAATCAGCAGGGTCAGCGTAATGGTCGTCAGGGTGGACAGGGTGGCCGTGACATTCGCCCGCATGGACAGCCAGGCCGCGTGCAGGTGGCTCCGCCAGACATCCAGCTTCATAGTTGATACCCCCCGGTGGGGTCGTCCCGTACCAACTCACCCCGGCGCAGCGTCAGGGTACGGTGGCGCTGGGATTCGACCAAATCACGCGCGTGGGTCGCGACCAGGACTGTCGTGCCACGCTCATTCACCTTCTCCAGCACCCGCATCACCTCGCGGCTGTTCTCAGGGTCCAGGTTGCCGGTGGGTTCATCGGCCAGCAGCAGCGCTGGTCGGCCCACCACGGCCCGGGCAATCGCCACGCGCTGCTGCTCACCCTGCGAGAGCTGTGAGGGCAGTGCTCCACGCTTGTGATCTAGTCCCACCAGCCGCAGCGCCGCCGTGACCCGCTCATGCCAGCCGCCCAGCACCGACTTCTGAGGCGCTTCGGTGACACGTAAGGCGAAGGCCACGTTGTCGTAGGCGCTTAGGTGTGGCAGCAACATATTTTCCTGAAAGATGGTTCCCATGCGCCGCCGCAGCAGAGATACCCGTGCTCCCCGGTAGCGCGGCAGCGGCTCGCCACTGATCCGTACCTCGCCGGAGGTAGGCAGTGCCCGCTTGAGCAGCAGGCTCATGAAGCTGCTTTTGCCAGCGCCGGAGTGTCCGATGAGATACACGAACTCTCCCCTGGCGACCTGGGTGCTGACACTGCTCAGTGCCAGCGTGCGGGTTGCCGGGTACTGCAAAGACACCTGATCGAACTGAATCATCGGGGCCGTCGCGGCGGTAGGTTCAGGGCCAGACACGCCCCCAGAATACCCGATTCACCCGCCCGGCCAGACCCAGCCCAGGCGCATGGTAAGCGGGGACTTACCGCCCACTAACGCGCCCAGCGTACACTGCTGCACATGACCAGGAAACAAGTGCTGCTGCTCTCCGGGGCACTCGCGGGAACAGCCGCTGTGGGCTACGCACAGATGTCGGGCTATAAGGCCACCGACCTGCTGAACACCGAAGCGGGCCGCAGCTTCATGGTGGTGCTGGATCAGTTGAACGCCAACTATCTGTATGACGTGGACCGTGAAGCTGTGATGCGTGGCGCCATTCACGGAGCACTGGGGGCCCTCAAAGACGACTTTACCTACTACGAGGAACCGTCCGACAACGCGATTGACCGGCAGAACCTCTCAGGAACCTTCTACGGGATTGGTGTGCTGCTGGAAGGTGACCGTAGCGGGCGCGGCGTACGCGTCGGCACCGTGTACCAGGGCGGCGCAGCTTTTGAGGCTGGCGTGCAGATGGGCGACGTCTTTTTGGAGATTGACGGCAAGGACGTGCGTGACTCCACCACCACCGACGTCGTGCGGCTGGTACGCGGCGAAGAAGGCAAGCCGGTGCAGGTGATGTTTGCACGCGGTGGCAAGCCTTACACCGTGACCATGACCCGCAAGCCCGTATCCAACGTCAGCGTAGAAACGGCCATCTTGGACGGCAACGTGGGCTACATCGCGCTGACCAGCTTCTACAACGAAAAAGCTTCGGCACAGTTCCGCGAAGCTGTCCGGAAAATGCAGGCAGCAGGGGTAAACAAGCTGATCGTGGATATGCGCGACAACGGTGGCGGGTTGCTGCAAGCAGGTGTGGATGTGGCCGACCAATTCATGAACGAGGGCCCGATCGTGTCGCTGCGAAACCGCAGTGGACGCACGCAATTGTATGGGGCCGCCACCGACCGGGGCACCGACTACGAGGGTGAGCTGGTGGTGCTGGTCAACCGCAACAGTGCCAGCGCCTCCGAAGTGGTCAGCGGCGCCCTGCAGGACGTAGGCCGCGCCCAGATCATCGGTGAAAAGACCTTCGGCAAAGGCGTGGCTCAGACCCCGATCACCACCCCTGACGGGGGCCGCGTGAACATCGTGAGCAGTGAGTGGGTCTCGCCCGGAGGACGCCGCATCAACAAAGAGGGCATCACCCCTGACGTGCTGGTCAAAGACAGCCGCCGCTTTACTCCGCTGAACTTCATCGGCTCTGGTGCCCAGCCCGGCACGGAAATGATCCTGACCGTAAACGGCGAAGAGGTCAAGGTGCAGGCCAACTCGGAAGGGCAATTTGAGTATGTCGGCGAATTGCCCCGCCGTGAGCGCAGCTCGGTCCCCGGCGAAGCCACGGTGGATCTGGAAAGCGACCAGCAGCTGCGCGCCGCTCTGGAGTATTTCGCCACAGGTGCAGTCAGCAAAGACTTGCAGATGACCCCCGAAGAAATTGCCGCGCAGGATGAGGCCAGAGCTACGGAGGACGGCGAGGACGCCGCCGCTGAAGACACTCAGGACGCCGAGCCGCAGCCTCAGACCCCCGTGAAGCCCTGATCCCTCTTCCCGGTGACATACCCCCAGACCCACACGGGCCCCGGGGTATTTTTATTTGTAAATAGCAGGCCGCCAAGATAGGCCCTCAGATAGCCCTAAAGCCTCAAACTATTTCCAATTGGCAGCATCCATATGAAGTTCACACCCCGGCTTTTCAATTGACAGGACTGGACTGCTCCCGCATAGTAAATCTACTTTTTCTGACCGAGTCGAAAGCAGGCCGTCTCCAGTTCCGGCGGTGGCGCTGCGGTGTCAGATCCATCCCGCCCGAAGGAGGCGCCCCGCCATGACTGCCTGGAGAAACCTATCCCTGAGTGCCCAGATCCTGATCGCGCTGATCGCCGGTCTGATCGTGGGCCTGATCTTCAATGTGCTGGCCCCTGGCCTGCCGATTCTGAACACCATCAACGAGCAAGTGTTCGGCACCATCGGTAGCCTGTTCCTATCTGCGCTGCAACTTCTGGTGGTTCCACTGGTGCTGGTGTCCCTGGTGGTCGGCACCACCGCCCTCTCAGACCCCGCCAAGCTGGGCCGCCTGGGCCTGGGCACCATGATCTTTTATCTGGCCACCACCGCGCTGGCCATCGTGACCGCTCTGATTGCGGCCAACATTATTGACCCAGGCCGGGGGCTCACATTCAGCCCCGCCGAGAACTACGAAGCGCCGGTCCCGCCTCCAGTCAAAGACGTGCTGATCAACATCATCCCCAAAAACCCAATCGGGGCACTGGCGGACGGCAACATGCTGCAGATCATCGTCTTTGCCATTTTGCTGGGACTAGCGATGATGCTGGCGGGAAAAAGTGGCGAGCGCATCAAGGCCGCCTTCGAGGACTGGAACCACGTCATCATGCAGCTGGTGAATATCGTGATGTTGTTCGCTCCTCTTGGGGTGTTCGCACTGATGGCTTCGGTGATCGCCCGACTGGGCCTGGAGAGTCTGGGCAGCCTGGCGGCCTATTTCATGACTGTCTTCGGCGTGTTGATGATTCACCTGTTCATCACCTACCCACTGATTCTCAAGCTGTTTACTGGCCTGAATCCACTCACCTTCCTGCAGAAGATGCGCCCGGCCATGCTGTTCGCTTTCTCTACGTCCAGCTCCAACGCGACCATTCCGGTCAACCTGCGGACTGCCCGTGAGGCGCTGGGCATCCCCAACCAGGTTTCCAGCTTTACCATTCCGCTGGGGGCTACCATCAACATGGACGGCACCGCGATTATGCAGGGCGTGGCGGTGATTTTCATCGCGCAGACCATGGGGGTCGACCTAACCCTGGCGCAGCTGGGAACCGTCGTGGTGATGGCGGTGCTGGCCTCTATCGGTACGGCGGGCGTACCTGGCGTGGGCCTGGTCATGCTGGCCACCGTCCTGACCCAGGTGGGCCTGCCAGTCGAAGGCATCGCCATGATTATCGGGATTGACCGCCTACTGGACATGACCCGGACTGCTGTGAACATCACCGGGGACGCTGCCGTAAGCACCATCATGGCCAAGCGCGAAGGCGTGCTGGACGTGGCCATGTACAACGACCCGGCGGCCCAGGTCGAACTGGACGCCGACGAGCTGGGCAAGGAACACGGCCCGCCGCGCACCGAAATCCCGAGCTGAGCGACGTAGCTCAGACCTGGCCCTGCACTCCTTGGGGCCAGTTTTTTTTGCCCACAGGCGGCGGTGTGACCTACACTGCCCCTATGTCATGGACACACCAAAAGCAGGTGGGCGACGCCACCGTCACCACCCTGACCGACGCCCAGTTCCGCTTGGACGGCGGCGCGATGTTCGGCACCATTCCCAAGGTGCTGTGGAACGAGTTGAACCCTGCCGATGAATTGAACCGCATCTCGCTCCGCATCAATCCGCTCCTGATTCAGATCGGCGAGAAAAATATCCTGGTGGAAACCGGCTTCTGGGACCAGGGCGGCGAGAAGTTCGAGGCGATGTACGCCCTGGACCGCGACGAAACGGTGTTCCGGGGTTTAAGCGACGTGGGCCTTAGCCCGGACGACATTCATATCGTGATCAACACGCACCTGCACTTTGACCATGCCGGGCGCAACGTGACCCTGACTGGCGACCCCACCTTTCCGAATGCCCGCTACGTGGTTCAGAAACAGGAGTTGCATGACGCCCGCCACGCTCATGAACGCAGCCGAGCCAGCTATATCGCCGCGTACATTGAACCGATTGCCGACGCCGGTCTGTTCGATGAGATAGACGGTGAAGCCGAGATCGTGCCGGGCGTGAGCGTCCTGCCACTGCCGGGGCACAATCTGGGACAGCAGGGTGTGGTGTTGCGGTCCGGCGGCGAGACGCTGGTGTATACCGCTGACCTGATCGCCACCACGGCCCATGTCCCCTACCCTTACGTCATGGGCTACGACCTGTACCCGGTGACCTGCCTGGAAATGCGTAAAAAGTACCTGCCGCAATGGTTCGAAGAAGGCGCGATCATCTGCCCGCCACATGACCCGCAGGTGGCCTTTGCTCAGCTGGCCGAAGCCAAGCGCGGTTTCACGCTGGAAGCGGTGCAATGAACCCAGTGGCGTGGCCCAGCATCCCGCCGCTGGATACACCGCGCTCCTGCACGCTGGACCCGGCACTGTACGCGCTGGACTGGCTGGTGCGCTGGACAGTCCCGGTGCAGTTCCCTGACCGGACCGTGACCGATACACCCGTGCTGGAGGTACTGCGTGACGCGCTGAGAGACCCTCAGAGCTATGGCCTGAGTGCCGAGCAAGCGCAAGCTGCCGCTGAGCGTTTCTTGGGTCAGGCTACCCCCATCCTGGAAACCGAAGGCGGTCAGCGGGCCTGGCTGGAACGCGAGCTGCAGCGCTGACCCCTGAGTCAGACCCGCTGCGAATCAAACGGGCTGAGTCAACTGGGTTGAATCAGCCCGGCGCGCTGGAATTGCTGCAAGGACCCCAAGACCAGCCGGGGGGACTGCCCGCTTTGATCCATCATCTCCCCGATGGTCAGGCCGCGCTCTACGCCGCGCAGCACCTGAAACTGCTGCCGGGTGACCAAGCGGCGGTCTGTCCAGGCGCCACCAAAGCGGAAGACCCGGTTCCAGTCGCTGTACTCGGCCAGCAGGGGCTTCCAGGCTTCGGTATCCTGGAACAGTTGCCGCAGTGCCAGATCACCCGACAGTGACAGTGATTGCTCCGGGGCAGCCTGATCGCTGTGGAATTCGAAGGTGCCGTCTTCAATGGTGGTCAGCAGCTGCATGGCACTCTGGCCCTCCAGCTGACCGACCTGGGCATGGACGATGGTGCCAGCGTGCAGCCACAGCTGTCCAGTTCCCAGTTCGGCACGGACTTCCAGCAGGCCGGTGCGTCCCGACGACATCAGCATTTGCAGCACCGACAGGAAGGGAAACACACCGAAATTGCCCGCAATCATGCCTGACAGTCTAACGGCTTCCCTATGACGCTTTCCAGACAGGGCTTCTTCTGGCCAGATCTGGCGCTATACTCACGCCCAAGCAGTGATGGGGAGAGTAGGCGCACACACGGCCCCCACGAGAGAGTTCCGGTCCCAGGCTGAAAACCGGAGCGGTGGGTCAGCGCAGCCGAAAGTCACCCCTGAGCAGGCGGAAGAACTGGCCTCACGCCACACTAGACCCGCCCGGTTCGCGCCCGATACCGCGCATGATGAGTGCCCCCGCCTGGGGGAACAGCGGTGGTACCGCGGGATCTGTTCAGCTCTCGTCCGCAGATGGCCTAGCAGGGGCCGGAAAGGACGGGCGTATGTCATATCCAAATAAAGCGTCGGTGCGGCGATGATCACCCCCTACCCCAATCAGGCCCAGGCCCGAGCCGACGCCGCTGCACGCAGTCTGCGTGAAAAAGCAGTTTGTCTGGTGGTACGTGGCGGTGCAGACCTGCTGGTCTTTGACCATATCCCGGATGATGGCGCAGGCGTGCAGCTCCCAGCAGGCGGCGTGGAACCGGGTGAGCCTCCCGCCGACGCCGCCCTACGCGAGCTGTGGGAGGAATCAGGGTTGCGGCTGAGCGAGCCACACTTGCTGTGCTGCTACCTCTGGGAAGCCCAATTGCCGCACCGCTTCACCCGCCAGGTCTGTCATGCTTACGCCTTTGCCGCCCCGACAGATACGCCGGACAACTGGCAGCACCACGCCGACGGCCACCTGTTCGCCTTTCGCTGGGCCGACGTGACCGCGCCGGGCCTGGACTGGGAGATGGACGCCGCCATGCCTTTTCTTATTCGACATATGACATCCCATCAGGAGAACCTATGACCAACCCAACCACCTTGCCCGCCCAGTTCGACCCCAGTACCGTTGAGCCGCGCTGGGCCGAGCGCTGGCGCAACGAGCCCTTTCGCGCCGACGCCCACAGTGATAAACCGCCTTTTACGGTAGTCATCCCTCCGCCCAATGTCACCGGCAGCCTGCACCTGGGCCACGCGCTGGACAACACGCTGATTGACACCCTGGTGCGCTACAAACGCCTACAGGGTTTCGAGGCGCTGTACCTACCCGGCACCGACCACGCCGGGATCAGCACGCAGGTGGTCGTGGAGCGCCGGCTGAAAGAGCAGGGCACCGACCGTCACACCCTGGGACGTGAACAGTTCTTGGACAAGGTCTGGGAGTGGAAAGAGGAAAGCGGCGGTCAGATTCTGCACCAGCTGACCCGCCTGGGCGCCAGCGCGGACTGGACCCGCGAACGCTTCACGATGGATGAGGGGCTGTCCCGCGCCGTCCGTAAGCAGTTCGTGGACCTGTACCACGACGGCCTGGCCTACCGGGGTGAGCGGATGGTCAACTGGGACCCCGTCAGCCAGACCACCTTATCTGAGCTGGAAATCGACCGCGAGGAGCGTCAGGGCAAGATGTATACCCTGCGCTATGAACTGCGTGACGCCAATGCCCAGGCCAGCAACGGTGAAGCCGGCGAAATCCGGATTGCCACCGTGCGCCCTGAAACCATCTTTGCGGATCAGGCGATTGCGGTGCATCCCGAGGACGAGCGCTTTGGGCAGCTGCATGGCGCTGAGGCCCGCATCCCGCTGACCGACCGCTGGATTCCCATCATTGCCGACGAAGCGGTGGAAATGGAGTTCGGTGTAGGCGCACTGAAAATCACCCCGGCACACGATCCCACCGACTTTGAGGTGGGCGAACGTCACGGCCTGGGCCGACCCAGCGTGATTGACACCAGCGGCCATCTGGCCTCCGAGCTGGTCCCCGAGGAGTTCCGGGGCCAGGAGCGCTTCGAGGGGCGCAAGGCGGTGGTCAAGGCCCTGCGTGAATCCGGCGATCTGCTGGAAGAAAAAGACCATAAGGTCGCCATCGGCCTCAGCGAACGGACCAAAGTTCCGGTCGAGCCGATCATCTCCGAGCAGTGGTTCGTGAACGTGAAGCCGCTGGCCGAGCGGGTCATAAAGAGCCTGGACGACGGTGACATGAGCCTGACCCCTGCCCGCCATGAAAAGATCAACCGTGACTGGCTGGAGAACATCCGCGACTGGAACATCTCACGGCAGCTGTGGTGGGGCCATCAGATTCCGGCATGGTACGACGACGCGGGCAACATCTATGTGCCCGACAAGGAGAACCCTGACCTGGACTGTGATCAGGACCCCCGCTACGCTCATCTGAATCTGCGCCGTGACCCAGATGTGTTCGATACCTGGTTTTCCAGCAACCTGTGGCCTTTTTCCACGCTGGGCTGGCCGGACACCGACAGTGCCGATTACCGCAAGTTCTACCCGACCTCGGTGCTGGTCACGGGCTACGACATCCTGTTTTTCTGGGTGGCGCGCATGCAGATGGCCGGCTACGAGCACACTGGGCAGGCGCCGTTCCGCCACATCATGCTGCACGGACTATACCTGGACGAAAAAGGCCAGAAAATGTCCAAGAGCAAGGGCAACGGCATTGATCCGTTGGACCTGTTTGACCAGTATGGGGTGGACGCTTGCCGCTTCGCCTTCGCGTTCCTGTCTACCGGCGGACAGGACATTCGGCACGACGACCGCCGCTTCGAGCAGGGGCGCAACTTCGCCAACAAGCTGTGGAATGCCACACGCTTTGCGCTGATGCGCCTCGAAGGCGTGGAGCTGCCGCAAGAAGACCCTGCCCAGGCCCTGCGTGACCTCAAGGGAAGCCGTGACCTGGGCCTGGCGGACCGCTGGATCATCAGCCGCCTGAACGCGGTGAGCGCCGAAGCCGCCGCGCAACTGGACGAGTTCGACATCGGCGCGGCGATCCGTACGCTGTACTCCTTCGCCTGGGACGAGTTCTGCGATTGGTACATCGAGGCCAGCAAGCCCGCGCTGGACGCAGGCGACGTGCAGACGGGCCGGGTGCTGAAAGCCGTGCTGGCACAGATTCTGGGGCTGCTGCATCCTTTCATGCCGTTTATCACCTCCGAGCTGTATGAGGCGCTGGGTTACGGGGGCCAGATTGCGCTGACGGCATGGCCCAAGCCAGACCCAGCGCTGCACGACGCCGAAGCCACCCGCGCCTTTGACGCCCTGCGCGCTGCCGTGAGTGCGGCCCGCAGCCTCAAGAACGAGCTGGGGCTGTCGCCGCAGGACCGCCTGAGTGTGGCTGCCGAAGGCGACTTGAGCAGCGTGATCCAGGACAATGCCCGCGTGGTGGGCCAGATTGCCCGTGTGGACCTGGTGCCTGCGCTGGAAGGCCGCACCCTCAGCCTGGTGGAGCAGGGGGTAACAATGCTGGCCCCGCTGGAAGGCACCGTAGATGTGGACGAGTGGTTGGGCAAGCAGCGCAAGCGCCTGGCCGAGTTCGAAAAGCAGATCAAGCAGGCTGAGGGCAAGCTGAACAACGCCGGCTTCGTGGCCCGCGCCCCTGCCGAAGTGGTGGAAGAAGAAAAGCGCCGTGTGACCGACTTCGGGGCGCAAAAAGAGCGTCTGGAAGGGGTACTGGCACAGTTCAGTTGATCATTGATGGTCTGAGGCCCGCTGCCCCTAGGGTGGCGGGTTTTACTTTTGATTCTCCGCCCAGCACATTGATCCAACAGCGGCCAAATGTACGCGCCCTTAACGGCAAGCCTGCTTCTTCCCTCAACTCAGCCTACAGGTGGGAGAGCCTTCAAGCATTCGGCATAAAGGGCCATAAAATTTCTACCGAGCGATGTTATGTAGCGGGGAAATCTTAACACTCGCCAGGAATATGAGATCTAAGTTACTTTTATGTCATTTTTTGTAGATGTTTATATTACATATAAGCAGGCAAAATATCAAATTGTCTTTTATCTTCGGACAGCCCTTTTTCTTTCTCATATTTCAGGTGCCCTCCCGAACCTGATACCGATTTGGCCCGGACCGGGGTTTCTCACATGCATCTCAGCACAGGCCTTCGAGAGCCTTAAAGATGGACGCCATGTCACAGCTTCTTATCTGAGGTCATTGGTAGCTTGCCCAGGTAAACCCACCTTCGGACTTGCACCCCAATTGCATGAACATGCAGTCGTTTACCAACAAGATTCTTACATTGGTGAGGAGTGTGAGTTCTCAACCCGAAGACTTTCATTGTTTTGGCTACTCTTTGCGCTAGCATTCAGCAGTCGGCGATGATCAGTTCATAAATATGCCCTCATGGGAGACATGAGGGTTGGGGAAGGATAGAGCATCGCTCGCCTTGGAGGTAAGAACATGAAAAAAATGACCTGGATGTTGATCCCTGCTCTGCTACTGGCTTCCTGCGGAACGGTGGCCACTCCAGACGCAGCGTCTGGTGCCGATACCGCTCGCCCCGCTCCTCAGATGAGCGCTGACCAGCAAGCTGCTCCTGACACCAAGCTGGACGCTCAAGTCATCAACGGTACTCCCAGCGTTCTGGGCGCGCGCCCCTACCAGGTGGCCCTGACCCAGAACGGACGTCAGTTCTGTGGCGGCACACTTCTCAGCAACGAGTGGGTTCTGACTGCTGCACACTGTGTGCAGGGCACTTCGCCCTCGTCACTGGTCGTCCGCGCTGGCAGCCTGTCTGCCACCAGTGGTGGTCAGGCCAGCACCGCCAGCCGCATCGTGTCGCACCCCAGCTACCGCAGTGTGGAGTATGGCTATGACGTGGCCGTCATCCGCCTCAGCAGCCCGATGCAGTTCACCAGCACCGTCAGCGCGGCCGCGCTACCCACCCTGCAGTTTGCCGCTACCGCCGCCGCGCCCGGCACCAGCCATATCATCAGCGGCTGGGGCATGACCCGCAGCGGCGACAGCAGCTCCGCTTCAACCGTCCTCCGTGAAGCCGTGCTGCCCGTGGCAGCCAACAGTGTGTGCCAGACCGCTCTGAAGCAAAACATCACCAGCGGCATGCTCTGTGCTCAGGTGAACTCGCAGCGTCAGACCGGCTGCCACGGCGACTCCGGTGGCCCCTTCGCCAGCCAGCACAGCGGACGCTTCTATGTGTTCGGTGCCGTGAGCTGGGGCACCCCTCAGTACTGCCTGAACGGCCCGATGGTCTTTGCCCGCGTCGGCGAGTACCAGCCCTGGATCACCCAGCAGACCGGCGTGCAGCCCCAGTCGCCTACTACCCCGCCCACCTATGACTACGCCTACGAAGGCACCCTGTCCAGCGGTCAGAACCAAGTCACCCAATACTACCAGTATGCTGGCGGCACCATCACTGGCGAGCTGAAGTTCCCAGCTAGCGCTGACTTTGATCTGTACCTCCAGAAGTGGA
The sequence above is a segment of the Deinococcus radiophilus genome. Coding sequences within it:
- a CDS encoding valine--tRNA ligase — protein: MTNPTTLPAQFDPSTVEPRWAERWRNEPFRADAHSDKPPFTVVIPPPNVTGSLHLGHALDNTLIDTLVRYKRLQGFEALYLPGTDHAGISTQVVVERRLKEQGTDRHTLGREQFLDKVWEWKEESGGQILHQLTRLGASADWTRERFTMDEGLSRAVRKQFVDLYHDGLAYRGERMVNWDPVSQTTLSELEIDREERQGKMYTLRYELRDANAQASNGEAGEIRIATVRPETIFADQAIAVHPEDERFGQLHGAEARIPLTDRWIPIIADEAVEMEFGVGALKITPAHDPTDFEVGERHGLGRPSVIDTSGHLASELVPEEFRGQERFEGRKAVVKALRESGDLLEEKDHKVAIGLSERTKVPVEPIISEQWFVNVKPLAERVIKSLDDGDMSLTPARHEKINRDWLENIRDWNISRQLWWGHQIPAWYDDAGNIYVPDKENPDLDCDQDPRYAHLNLRRDPDVFDTWFSSNLWPFSTLGWPDTDSADYRKFYPTSVLVTGYDILFFWVARMQMAGYEHTGQAPFRHIMLHGLYLDEKGQKMSKSKGNGIDPLDLFDQYGVDACRFAFAFLSTGGQDIRHDDRRFEQGRNFANKLWNATRFALMRLEGVELPQEDPAQALRDLKGSRDLGLADRWIISRLNAVSAEAAAQLDEFDIGAAIRTLYSFAWDEFCDWYIEASKPALDAGDVQTGRVLKAVLAQILGLLHPFMPFITSELYEALGYGGQIALTAWPKPDPALHDAEATRAFDALRAAVSAARSLKNELGLSPQDRLSVAAEGDLSSVIQDNARVVGQIARVDLVPALEGRTLSLVEQGVTMLAPLEGTVDVDEWLGKQRKRLAEFEKQIKQAEGKLNNAGFVARAPAEVVEEEKRRVTDFGAQKERLEGVLAQFS
- a CDS encoding serine protease — encoded protein: MKKMTWMLIPALLLASCGTVATPDAASGADTARPAPQMSADQQAAPDTKLDAQVINGTPSVLGARPYQVALTQNGRQFCGGTLLSNEWVLTAAHCVQGTSPSSLVVRAGSLSATSGGQASTASRIVSHPSYRSVEYGYDVAVIRLSSPMQFTSTVSAAALPTLQFAATAAAPGTSHIISGWGMTRSGDSSSASTVLREAVLPVAANSVCQTALKQNITSGMLCAQVNSQRQTGCHGDSGGPFASQHSGRFYVFGAVSWGTPQYCLNGPMVFARVGEYQPWITQQTGVQPQSPTTPPTYDYAYEGTLSSGQNQVTQYYQYAGGTITGELKFPASADFDLYLQKWNGSNWAYVAQADGVANPERVSYNATSGYYRWIVNAYSGSGSFVLGENR